The Fusarium falciforme chromosome 8, complete sequence region GCTGCTAAAACTTATGTCAGTTGAGCTAACACGCTGCCATCAGATAGCCACAAGGTCATCCGCAGTGCGTACGGAGACTCAGCCATACTGCAAGACCTAGCGAACCGCGCCATAGACAAATGGAAGCAATGGAACAAGGAATCTGGCCAGGAACTGTTCCTCAACACCGGCTGGGCGCGCCTCACAGACATTGGAAGACCTCAAGACGTCGACATTGAGACCTTCAAGACAATGAGTGAGGCTGGACTAGGCCACACGCAGTACTTTCTTCACTCAGACCAAGACCTTAAAAGAGCAGAGGCCGATGGATGGGGCGGTGCCCGTCTGGATCAGTTTCAACGACGCAGTCGAGGTCTCGCGCTTGACGGCGTCTTTGACTCCAACGCAGGGCTGGCAAACGCCGACTTGGCATGCAAGTATGTCCTTGACCTCATAGAAAAGGGAGGCGCAAAGACCTGCTTTGGAGACAAGGGCGAGCTATCGTCCTTGATCAGAGACGACAAAGACGCTCGTCGGGTCGTCGGGATCGTGACCAAGGATGGGGAGCGTCACTTTGCGGACTTGGTCATTGTTTCTGCGGGCCCGTTTTCTCCCCTCATCGTGCCGGAGCTGAAGAGTTTCATGACGACCACTGCTGGAAACTTTGTCTTTATCAAAGTGCCTGAACATTTGCAGCATCGTTACCGCGCTGAGGTGTTTCCTACATGGGCTTGGAACTATGCTGGAAGTTCAGAGAGTGGAGGACTTACCGGGTTCCCTTTGGACAGTAAGTTCTTTGATGCTTTTCCCTATTTTCCCTTACTACACGACTGGCGCTTTGTTCCTTGTGTTGCAAGACTGACCCAAGTAGGAAACGGCATTCTCAAAATCTCGTATCGCTCTCTGAAATGGACAAACCCATCAGACACAGACTCGGAAACGCCCTTCTCAGCTCCAGCAACAGCTGAAGAGGTAGAGAAGCGAGGGCCACCGCTTTCGCCGATCACAGAAACCAAGGACTTTGTGAGGGAGAATCTGCCAGATCTGGTCGGGGCAGAGATCACTGCGGTAAAGATGTGCTGGTATGCAGACACTGTTGATCTCGATTTTGTTATCGATCGCGTACCGGAGACTGAAGGTCTTTTGGTCGTCACTGGCGGAAGCTTTCATGGTGAGTTATTTGAACAAGTTGGAGATTTAGCGCTTACAACTTATAGGCTTCAAATTCTTGCCGGTTCTGGGCGAGTACGTTGTAGATGTATTGGAAGGAAAGGAGAATAAGTACACGCAATTCTGGCGATGGAGAACTCCTACAAAGGAGCAAAAGGAGAGGATCCTGCAAAACACTGTGTCAAATGAGAGGGTGTGGGCGAAGCAGAAGCTGGCCACTCCCGAAGATCTCAAGTGGTAGGGCCGACTTGAGCCTCATAGGGCGTCGATAAGGAGGGGTATATGCTCCTTCCGATTTCTGCTATGATTTGCGAGACAAGACGTTGCATTTGAAACGTGTCACGGCGTGGTGATTTGTCTTGCTGTGGAGGTTCCTCGGGTGTATGTAGGGCGATATAAGGCTGCGAGAGGAGGACAGGCATGTGGGGGACCAGGGGCCTGAAGAAGAGATGCCTAAATAGATCAGCACATTGTATGGACTAAATGACTTGATATGCGCCCATATTTCTGTCAACTATCCAAGATGGTGTTGTCGGTTAGACAGGAACAACTCGATTGGAGGCATGAGGTTGTATCGGAAACAACCTCAAAGCAGTCTAGTGCCCGTGTTTGCATGGCTTGGCAATTACTTTCACCCATCAAAATCAATGCTGACGCTGCTACTCCAACAAAAAAGGTTGCCCGCTTACAACCttcaaggctgaggctgacACCCCCGAGTGCTACCCAGGTATGCATAGCCGGAAGAAGTTGCTGACTGTGTTGCTGCTGAGAGCCAAATCTAGTTATCTCACTCTAGCCAAGAATCTTGGCCAGGCTGAGCATTGGTTTTACACTTTAGTTTCCTATGATTAGGTTTCTCAGGCTTGGGGAGGAAACTTGGCCTTCAAGTTTCGGACTTCACCAACAAAGGGTCAAGGTTGGCATCCTGGCCAGTGCTACACCATGAAACTCACAAGTCCAAGAACTTTCCAACAGTTCAAATACGTTAGAGTGGTTGCATGGCCCAAAGACTCGCCGAATCCTCGAGTTCCTTTGTTCCCTCCCTGCTGGTGGCTGGATACGGCTATGCACCACCACGAGCCCTTCTAGGAAACCGCCATGCTAATTGAATCCCTCAGCAGGATCGAATGCAGCCAAGTGCAGCGCCTCGCTGGGGAGCATAGATGTCCACAAGCAAATCCAGATGGTCTCCCTTAGCCCCGGAGCGAAAGAGGGGGGTTTACCAACTTCAGCTGTCATTCCGCCCCCCTCGTACACCCTCTTTGTCCTGTACTCGTGTCCACGTAGTGATAAAATGCTTCATGACTCAGCTCCTGTGTTCCTCtgtccttccttcctcttcttctttcctcgTGCTGTCAGTTCTCTCATGTTTTGAATAATCTGCTTGCTATCCACAAGGCTTGTTCTGTACAGATCAGATCCGAGCGATCCTGTTACGATGCTGCCAAGTCCCTTCGTTATACTCCCGGCCCTCCTCGCGACGGTATGGGCCGCTGGAGGACCAGAGGCTTCCACGGTGTCTGGCTTTCTGACAGAGACCCTCGAGGCCACGTCTACAGTTGCTGAGGCTGCAACAACTGCTTCGTCTTCAGGGGCAACAACACACACAGTCAATGTCGGAGCGGTAGGTTATAGCAAGTGTATGAAATGATACACCCTGCTGATGGCTTCATAGTCTGGACACAAGTTTACCCCTGCCGAAGTCGAAGCCAAGGTTGGCGACATAATCGAATGGCGCTTCTATCCCAGCGGACACTGGGTCATCCGAGGAGCCTTTGAGCAGCCGTGTATCCCCTACGAATACGCCGGCCTAAACCGAGAAGGGTTCTCGAGTGGTGTCCAGAAGGTTCAGGCCATCACTGATGATGTGAGTGAATACTCGTCCAGTTACTACCCATCCTGATGCTGACATGCCCAGGCTCCCCGATTCCGAGTTCGAGTCAACAATACCGATCCCATCTTCTTCTACTGTGGTGCACCTGGATCCTGCGTCAACTGGCACATGATGGGCGTGGTGAATCCTGTAAGGGCTCTTTGTGTCCTTTCTTATAGCGAATGATTGTTAACAAATGGACAGTCCAAGAACGAAACACTCGACATGTGGctcgaaaaggccaaggacgTCGACTACCAGCTACGCCCCGGAGAACCATGGCCTACCGAAGACCTGCCCACTGAAACTGCGAGCCCCAAAGAATCAGATCgagaagacgatgacgacgacacaTCATCTAACCTTTCCCCTGGTGCCATTGCCGGAATCGCTATCGGAAGTGCTGCAGTGCTACTCTTGGCCGGCGCCCTTCTCTACCTCTGCGGAAGACGAGGCGGCTTCGACAAGGCATACCGAAAGAGTTTCCGTGGTACTCCTAACACTCCCGTCGCAGAAACACAGTTCAACTCTCCAAATCCTACCGGATCTCCTTGGGATGTGAACAAACCACTACCAGGCGTAGTAGCAGCCCCCTTCGGCCAAAGCCCACCCATGAGCCCTCACCAATCCGTCGGCTACGGAACGCACCCGGCCGCACTGGCAGCAATGGTAGCCCAAGCCCAAACCCAGGACGGAACGATAGGGTCGTACTAGTGagtttctctcttctccccttCCGTGTGGCTGTGTTTGCTAACCCGGGCGGCGTCTAGCAGTGACACTTATACGCAGCATCCCGCGCCTTCGCCCTCGCAGGGTGGCACGACGCCGAAGCCCCCCGAGCAAACTGCACCCGCTGAGCTTCCTGCTTCTGCGGACCCCGGGAACTCGCCTCTGCCGACCTATAACAACAATGGGCGATCACAAGTGTTTTCATGGGCGGGTGAAGAGACTGGCTACCGTCCGGCCAAGTAGGTCGAAGGCATGTGTACATATTAGAGATTTGGAAGGTTGCGGCGTTCAAAGTTGGGAGGCTCTTTTATTCGTTTATGTTGGTTGGCTTTGGTGTTACATGGCAGTTTGCATACGCAACTCATCTTGGCGATATCACGAGTAACTGTCTGGTGCCGAGTTTGCCAGACTCTTTCTCATGGAATCTAATATTAGTTCATTTGTATGTAGGTAGTTTTGGTCAATACTTGCAAATGAGAAAAGCCTCTTTGAGttccatcatcctcaaccaCGAGGACAGAATAGATTACCGGAAAGGCTACTTACCGAAAATTAAGCTTTCCTATTTCATTCTGACAAACAAAGAGTTGCTGACTCGGCCTCAGCTGACCAGGAGCCCTTACGCTAATGATGCCAATAGCCATGTTGGTGCTTGTCATTGCCCCTGTTTCTCGCTTATGCATTATGCACCATCATAACTTCACTACAACGTTAACCCCCCTCAGGCCAGCAATATTCACCCATGCCAACAACCACGAAGAGGCAAACGACGGCGTAACACCTTACCGAGTTGTTTGACTGCTACGTACGCTCCGGGTAGACTAGTTGCTTGTGCTGTTGCTAGAAAACTCAAGTTGAGTTACTAGGTCCGCATGGAAACACGATGACGCCGAGAAGTTGTGACGGCGACAGTCGTATAGTAGTCGAGGTTAATAACCCTATACCTTATGGCAGGGCGTAGACGGCGATACACCTTCGCGGTCACGATTGACCTGAGAGATGGCAAGGATGCCATACACGCAATAGCATTCACAGAATCGGGACCAAGTATTCGAAGAGCCGAACCGCCTTTTTTAATTCCCCATGCCGTATCTATCCCATCCTTAGAGAGACCCAATCCAGCCATGAGCAGCCAATCCTTCCACGCCGAAAAAAGACATGTAGGAATCGACCAACAACCCGTTGTGCGCGTAAGCTTCTCCGAAATTCGTGTGTCGTAACCGTGCGAGTCTTTATAGATAGACCGCTTAGTCGAAGAGACCGAAGCCCATGTCCTCGTCGgactcctcagcctcctcctccttctcctcctccttggcctcctcggcggcggcaccACCGGCGGCAGCACCACCGGCGgcagcaccaccagcaccGCCGGAGGGAACGGAAGCGAGCTTCTCAGAGCCCTCAGCAATGAGCTAGAGTAGAATTGTTAGCATGTTGTGTGCGTATGGTGTTGTAGATCGGGGTTGGCATACCTCCTGGatgtccttgcccttgagctcGGAGATCAGGGTCTCGAGGCGGGAGTCGTCAGCCTCAATACCGACGGACTCGAGAACGGCCTTGATGTCGGCGGCAGAGGGAGAGGCGTTGCCGCCGAGGGTGAGGAGAAGGTAAGCTGCGAGGTGCTTCATTTTGAATGTGGTTTCTAGTCGAGCGCGTTAGACTTGTGGATTTGGAGTTTGCGCTTTGCGACAAGAGTAAAACTTGACGGCGGGGAACCAGCGCGCAACAGGATTAAATACTTACATCTGGAGTCAGAGGAGAACACGAGAAATCAATCAATTTAACCGCAAGTTGGGCGGAGACTGAAGCCTTCGAGTCCTTTGGTTATGGTTTTCGGTGTGACAAGATAGAAAAAGTTCACGGCGTGACGAAGTTCAAGGCCAATTTTGATCCTGTGGGCTGCTAGCCGAATTTTTAGGGCGGGGCTGCGGGGATCCCCTGCGCTCTTCTGCTTTTCTGTGGGCTGCTCGGAAAAAGTCCCCTGCCGTGCTCCGCGGGTCCCGCTCTGTTTTGTCCTTCGCGCGCACCGCCACACGGCAAGCCTGCCTCGTGCCAGGATATGGGTCACGTGTCATGGCGCCGCGCTCCGGTGTGGCGTTTTCCCTGATTTCCTCCTTCGCCCATAAAGGTTGGCTGTCACTGATTCTTTGTTCTTCACGCAACTGTATGATTCTCCCCTTTGCAGTTTTGTGATCGCCTGAGCTCCAGGTGTCTTGGTTGCAAGTTTTGGGCGGATTCGACCTCGAACAAGCCATCTGTCGCCTCTGCGCCTCCCGCCACCAAGAACGCTTGAGTCTCACATTGTTTGCAAGACTTCAAAGTTCCTGACGACAGCAGACAAGAGCCAGAGCCCGACAAACTTTGCTGCTCGCTCAATGACTCACAATTCACGCACGAGCTTGCTTGCTCCTCTCTTACTCTGAGGGATCTCCTTCACAAATAGCCCTTCTCTGGCTCATCTCTGACGCGATGCCGGTGAGTGACTGACCCGGTGGCCAATCTTGCACCCCAAGGAAAAAACGTTGACCATGGCCTTCAAGATCGGAGACCTCCTCGCCCAGATCAgcggcggcgacgatggGGCGTCGCCGTCCCCCGCACAGAACCTCGCACGATCGAATACTCTGCCCAAGAGGAAGGCCGACGATGACATTCGCCCGTTCGTCCCCAAGGCGCCTCGAGTCACGACGCTATCTACCACAGTGGCACCACGGACATCGCAGCCGCCCAGACCCCGCCCTAACGAGACGTCCTCGAGACCGACTCAACCATCACGCCCACTCGACAGACCGACGCCTTCCCAGCGGCCATCAAATCCGATAAATGGTGGGGGTTCAAAACCTAATGTTTTGTCATCGAGACCCATGAACGGGGGTAATCGGATCTCGAAGCCTGCCCCTCCCAGCAGGCCGTCCCCCGGCCCCTCGAACGCGCCTCCTGCCGCCCGTGGTGCACCACCGAAAAAGGGTTCTTTCGCTGAGATTCTGGCTCGGGCTCAACGGGCCCAGGCCACGATGGGTCAGGTCGGTAAGATCCAGCACAAGAAGGTGGAGGGTGGCAATATcaagagggagaaggaggaggccaaggcagcaAAGGCGGACCCTCGAGACGCCAAGAAGCCGGCAAGGCCAGGTCATCCTTCAGGCTACTCCGGCACGGCTAAGCCAGGCCAGCGGAATGGCACACCTGTCAATGGACAAAGCAGAGATCCACGTAACGGCCGTGATAGCAAGGCCCCGCCTCCGGCAAAGACAGAACGGGGCAAGGCGGCTGGAGGCAAGGCTTCTGGCAGAGCTGCAGCGGCtgccgaggaagaaaagaaggtgaagaaggccGTCACGGCAACCACGGGATACACCGGCACAGCAAGACCGAGGCCCGGGAAtgccaccaagaagaaggatacCCCTCGAGGTGGAGCGTTACTCAGCGCTCCACGAGCTCCTCGTCCGGCGCGTTCAAAGTCACGTTTCGAAGACGAGTACGACGAAGACATGGACGATTTCATTGAttacgacgacgaggaagaggacgacgGCGGACCCCGATATGATTATGCGTCTGACGGGTCCTCGGACATGGAGGCCGGTATGGACGAGCTCGATATCGAAGAACGCCGAGCAGAGCAGATTGCTCGCCGTGAGGATATTGAAGAGGAGCGACTTGAGAAGAAACTCAAGGCCGACAAGGAGGCGCGCAAGCGTCAAGCAGCCTTGGAAGCACTTCGTGCTCGACGTCGATGATCCAGCTTCTTTTGTTATTTCTTCTATCGACGTTACCTCTTGGACAGGAAGACCATTGGGCAACATTCACGCCTCACATGGTACATCTCGATGAGGTTTTTCATCGAGATACTCTACTCCGGTCTTGGGTTCTTCAATCATCACACACTTATCCACCCAAAACAATACTTCACACAACAACGCGAGCAACGGTCGAGGACTCGGAAACGGAGGCGTTTTATGAGATGTGCTTTTCTTGCTCTCCCCTATTACAACGGCTTTTTCTTGCTGCTTTTTCTCCCTTTCTGCGTCTATTCCACACGCAGTAGGGACCACATTAGCGATGGAGTTGTCATCTTTCCTCCCCTTTTTCTCCTTTTTGATTTTTTTCGTCGCACACAGTCTTAAAGGGGGCGGTTGCATGGTTTTGGTCAAGACGGGGTGGGGGGCTCGGATGGGGAAGGGAACCCAGATCGGGGATCACGGGTGGCTTTTCAAAGGGAACACTGGCGAGGATGGGGCTGTAGATAGGTACGGGCACGTACACCGGATGACGCTTCAGAATGGCATCTTGTCTAGACGTAATTGTAAATCCCTACGGGCTGAGCTGCTACAGCTTCTGTCTGAGCTCCCGACCAAGCCTCCCTCCCCTCTCTTGTCACAAGTGTCCGAGCCtcttctcaacaccaccaacagccGCAAAGTGGCCGTCTATCACCTCATGTAGTTCTTTGTTTAGCAATAATGGTATCAAGTTTGTAACGCACTCGCGTATGACATGTTGTTTCCGCTTGGTAAAGTCTTCACGCATCAGTGCGAGTCGCCACTTTGCAACTACCCACCGGAAGCATCTCATCCACACACGTTCATAAGCAGGAGGACACAGTGAAAGCACAAACATAGGTAGTTTTCCCATTCCAAACATGTCTAGGAACTAGACGCCATTAGTGACCAGAGATTAGCTCAACGCCTGTGCCTAGAAAACCCAAACGTCAAAATTGGCCCAGATAAGAAAACCAAAGGGGGTCGATCACCGGAAGGCTCCAAACTGAAGCTCCAGCCGCCCGGATTCAACCGACTTCAGGTACTTGATCCTCGACACGGAGCCCACTATAGGCAGTAACCCGCAcgtcaagctcaagccaGTAACCGACCATCGTACTCGTACACTATTCAAACAAAAAGGGCAGGATAGGGAACGTCCATCCGTGGTAAACTATCCATTTTCGGAACTTGAAAACGACTCCTGGCAGGCCATCCACATGGTCCTAAGCCCGGGTTGACAGGTGATCATGGTAGGCCTTGACTCTCACGGCAGATCATCGCTCTTGGATGACTTGCCGTTGGTGCTTCCATAAGGCCTCAGCAGCCAGCCTTGGTAGTGCTTGATTCCTTGGCTGCTGTTATTGTCGCCGGGAACAATGGAAGGTGGTGGGTTGCGACGAGGCAAAGCAGGCTCCCGCTTGactggagggggagggagggaagcCGGGGCATCGGGGAGCAAACTagatggaggaggttgcGCGGGAagctcggccttgaccttcttggtgccttcgtccttgacctcggaTGGCTCGACCGCTTCTATCGCTCCCTTCTTCCGGAGGTAATCGATGGACTGAAGGACCGTGAGGTCTTCCTGCTCCTTGTCGTTGAGAATCAAGCGTTGCTGAATAGTCAGACGTCCATTGTTGGCCTCGCGTTCCTTCATGGCGGCCTCTCGGACCTCGGGATCATGTACGAAGCGGcacttgcccttcttgccgCATGTTCCACCAGTGGAATAATATTTGCAGTGTTTGGAAACGTCGGCTTTCTttgcgggaggaggaggtggaggagcgaCGTGGGAACGAGTAGACATGACTTCTGGCTCGTCATCTGAAGACTCTTCGGACGGatctctcatctcatcaccCTCATCCCCTTGTTCACGCTTTCGCTTGATCGACGACTCAACCTTGCGAAGCTGTCGCCGGAGCTTGTCGGCCTGTTTCTCCAGCGAGGAAGCCTTGTCTTCGCCGTTTTGTGCCAGCTCGGCAGCCTTCTTAGCCTCAACACGGGCCTTTGTAGGGAAATGCTTCTTTCGTTCCGCCAAGAACGCCGCGACATCTTGGATCCTGCAAAGAGTTAGGAGGGGCCAGCGGGAAATGGTTCGACTACTTACTGGATGGTCTCTTGCCCGATCAATTCAGTCAagatcttctcttctccctcgtcgtcctcagaCTCCGAGTCCATTCCAGGAGTCAAACCCAACGTGTTCATcttccgcttcttcttcttaccCAAGGTAGGAGGTTCAGGCTTGTTGTGGTTGGAGTCATTGTGGCCAGACTTGTTGTGATGGCGGGACTTGTCGTTTCCGTGGTAGCCTCCACGTCCTCGAGAGTTCCCATCTCTAAAGCCACCTCGGCCGCGGCGATTGTGGCCATAGTAGCCATCCTGGTGAGGTGGTccaggaggtggaggagggccaGGGTAAGGGTATTGCGCTGGGGGGTAGGGGGGTGCCCGAGGATCGTGAGGATATGGCTGGCCATAACCGTTAACAGGTGGTGCCATTCCTTCATGCTCATACCCAGGGCGAATGGGGCCGTTCATTGGAGGCTTCGGTCCGCCACGGTCACTATAGCCACCTCGTGGCCTGCCATTGCCGTAGTGGTTCTGAGGCGGTTGTCCTTGACCACCCCACTGGGATTGGttaggagggggaggagggccTTGATAAGGATATGGCTGGGGACCGCCATACGGAGGCTGCTGCGGGTACTGAGAAGGAGGGTAGGGCTGGGGAGCGTAGTTAGGGTGGTAGTTGTTGGAAGACATGGGAGCGGGCGAATGCCCGTGAGGTGGAGGATGGCCATGTTCAGGGCCCCATTGGGGCTGCGGCGGTGGATAGCTTCCGGCCGGCGGGTGGGAGCCTCCATATGGAGGAGCATTGTGATGGGGAGGGTAGGGTTGACCACTGTACTCATAGTGAC contains the following coding sequences:
- a CDS encoding DAO domain-containing protein — translated: MTSSIGSVIIVGAGVFGLSSALHLQQRGYRNIKIFDKQDYHASEYSPFNGGDSASSGDHKVIRSAYGDSAILQDLANRAIDKWKQWNKESGQELFLNTGWARLTDIGRPQDVDIETFKTMSEAGLGHTQYFLHSDQDLKRAEADGWGGARLDQFQRRSRGLALDGVFDSNAGLANADLACKYVLDLIEKGGAKTCFGDKGELSSLIRDDKDARRVVGIVTKDGERHFADLVIVSAGPFSPLIVPELKSFMTTTAGNFVFIKVPEHLQHRYRAEVFPTWAWNYAGSSESGGLTGFPLDRNGILKISYRSLKWTNPSDTDSETPFSAPATAEEVEKRGPPLSPITETKDFVRENLPDLVGAEITAVKMCWYADTVDLDFVIDRVPETEGLLVVTGGSFHGFKFLPVLGEYVVDVLEGKENKYTQFWRWRTPTKEQKERILQNTVSNERVWAKQKLATPEDLKW
- a CDS encoding 60S acidic ribosomal protein P2, yielding MKHLAAYLLLTLGGNASPSAADIKAVLESVGIEADDSRLETLISELKGKDIQELIAEGSEKLASVPSGGAGGAAAGGAAAGGAAAEEAKEEEKEEEAEESDEDMGFGLFD
- a CDS encoding C3H1-type domain-containing protein; its protein translation is MSGYGYGPPPPPPSASAPPSYGPPAPSYPQHGQGRGGSHHGRGGRGGHYNGGRGDYHGSPQGHYEYSGQPYPPHHNAPPYGGSHPPAGSYPPPQPQWGPEHGHPPPHGHSPAPMSSNNYHPNYAPQPYPPSQYPQQPPYGGPQPYPYQGPPPPPNQSQWGGQGQPPQNHYGNGRPRGGYSDRGGPKPPMNGPIRPGYEHEGMAPPVNGYGQPYPHDPRAPPYPPAQYPYPGPPPPPGPPHQDGYYGHNRRGRGGFRDGNSRGRGGYHGNDKSRHHNKSGHNDSNHNKPEPPTLGKKKKRKMNTLGLTPGMDSESEDDEGEEKILTELIGQETIQIQDVAAFLAERKKHFPTKARVEAKKAAELAQNGEDKASSLEKQADKLRRQLRKVESSIKRKREQGDEGDEMRDPSEESSDDEPEVMSTRSHVAPPPPPPAKKADVSKHCKYYSTGGTCGKKGKCRFVHDPEVREAAMKEREANNGRLTIQQRLILNDKEQEDLTVLQSIDYLRKKGAIEAVEPSEVKDEGTKKVKAELPAQPPPSSLLPDAPASLPPPPVKREPALPRRNPPPSIVPGDNNSSQGIKHYQGWLLRPYGSTNGKSSKSDDLP